One window from the genome of uncultured Cohaesibacter sp. encodes:
- a CDS encoding ROK family transcriptional regulator — MQSTVGKILSVLRDQGTCSRAELARTIGLSTAAISKFTSELLDVEVVREIEVSGKQTVGRPSIDLALQPDAYFMIGAHITVGRVEVVMTDILLQQISSAQFDISRDIEIDILVGGIVQTIEDLIAKSGRQRSRIRGVGLAVPGAVDVEGRINLFSNFTQWSNIPFADLLEARLNLPVTLEHNAAAIALAESRYGAGRERERVLYVYMGGGIGAGITYSRERVANSNRGRHVELGHIVVDPHGAPCKCGKPGCLETVFSEGPLLAQLGLDKVPASGLIDALMQTDGWEERYEQFLQTMATTAILLLPDMIVLGGHLGAAPEAFYARLEEDLAKRILVPQQRNQLHVVRTSYLSDAGAIGAACAGLEQFIFGNPQFSQNRSRVFRGG; from the coding sequence ATGCAGTCGACGGTTGGAAAGATACTTTCGGTTTTAAGGGATCAGGGAACTTGCTCGCGTGCTGAACTGGCGCGCACGATCGGGCTTTCGACTGCCGCGATTTCAAAGTTCACTTCCGAATTACTGGATGTGGAGGTCGTGCGCGAAATTGAAGTCTCGGGCAAGCAGACCGTCGGACGCCCATCCATCGACCTTGCCCTGCAGCCTGATGCCTATTTCATGATCGGGGCCCACATTACCGTGGGGCGCGTTGAGGTCGTCATGACCGACATACTGCTGCAGCAAATCTCCTCGGCGCAATTTGACATCAGTCGTGATATCGAAATCGATATTCTTGTTGGCGGGATCGTCCAGACCATCGAGGACCTGATCGCAAAGAGTGGTCGGCAGCGTTCGCGCATCAGAGGAGTCGGCCTGGCTGTTCCGGGGGCTGTTGATGTCGAGGGGCGGATCAATCTGTTTTCCAATTTCACCCAGTGGAGCAATATTCCCTTTGCGGATCTGCTTGAAGCTCGTCTCAATCTTCCCGTCACTCTCGAACATAACGCCGCAGCCATAGCGCTTGCGGAGTCTCGATACGGTGCAGGGCGAGAGCGCGAACGCGTCCTCTATGTCTACATGGGTGGTGGAATTGGTGCGGGTATCACATACAGCAGGGAACGCGTGGCCAATTCCAACCGCGGGCGCCACGTCGAATTGGGGCATATCGTAGTCGATCCCCATGGAGCCCCATGCAAATGCGGAAAGCCGGGATGCCTTGAGACAGTTTTTTCCGAAGGTCCCCTGCTTGCCCAGCTGGGGCTCGACAAGGTACCCGCGTCAGGCCTGATTGATGCTCTCATGCAGACAGACGGCTGGGAGGAGCGGTACGAGCAATTCCTGCAAACCATGGCGACGACCGCCATTCTGCTGTTGCCGGACATGATCGTTCTCGGAGGGCATTTGGGGGCTGCGCCAGAGGCATTCTATGCAAGGTTGGAAGAGGATTTGGCCAAGCGGATCCTAGTGCCCCAGCAGCGCAACCAACTGCATGTCGTGCGCACATCCTATCTCAGTGACGCCGGTGCAATCGGGGCGGCCTGTGCAGGTCTCGAGCAATTTATCTTCGGCAATCCGCAATTCTCACAAAATCGAAGCCGGGTCTTCCGTGGAGGGTGA
- a CDS encoding SH3 domain-containing protein: MIRRLLLVLALSLFGSKLAMAATTSVVITHLNLRAGPSTQFPVVTVLPAGGRVLTNGCLADYSWCDVSFGTYRGWVAARYIQVVYQGNPVIITPAVAPRLSVAVVQFSQAYWTRYYSAYPWYGRWGVYAPYYAPPPARATVNRSGSCANGSCSGTATVTGPAGYSATRTRSGSCADGICEGTRTTTGPAGYSATRTRSCNRGDQSCSVTRTGPRGGSYSGTRTFNR; encoded by the coding sequence ATGATCAGAAGACTTTTGCTCGTGCTGGCCCTGTCCCTTTTCGGCAGCAAGCTGGCCATGGCGGCCACGACCTCGGTCGTCATCACCCATCTCAATCTGCGGGCGGGGCCCTCGACCCAGTTCCCCGTCGTCACCGTCCTGCCCGCTGGCGGGCGCGTTCTCACCAACGGCTGTCTGGCCGATTATAGCTGGTGTGATGTGAGTTTCGGCACCTATCGGGGCTGGGTTGCAGCTCGCTACATTCAGGTTGTCTATCAGGGCAACCCCGTGATCATCACCCCGGCTGTTGCGCCGCGCCTCAGCGTTGCCGTCGTCCAGTTCAGCCAAGCCTACTGGACCCGCTATTACAGCGCCTATCCGTGGTATGGCCGTTGGGGTGTCTATGCACCCTATTACGCACCGCCGCCAGCCAGAGCGACCGTCAATCGCAGCGGCAGTTGTGCCAATGGCTCCTGCAGTGGAACCGCGACGGTTACCGGCCCTGCGGGCTACAGTGCCACCCGCACCCGTTCTGGCAGCTGCGCTGATGGCATCTGCGAGGGAACCCGCACCACCACAGGCCCGGCCGGATATAGCGCCACGCGTACCCGCAGTTGCAACCGTGGAGACCAATCCTGTTCGGTCACCCGAACCGGCCCGCGCGGCGGTAGCTACTCCGGCACGCGAACTTTCAACCGTTGA
- a CDS encoding ABC transporter permease: MGLDPGRLAAIGLGAISFVLGIGLWALATSAGAFSLPSPLEVATRFVELALNGQLLVDVLASMRRVAFGFLLGVSIAVPVGFLMGWYRVARGLIEPWIQFFRVIPPLAIIPLAIVTMGIDETPKIFVIFLAAFLSSVVATYQGVINVDRTYINAARVLGASDFTIFKSVIVPASTPFILVGFRIGLGSAWATVVAAELIAAQSGLGFRMQQAQLYYDLPTIFVSLVAIGILGLIMDRLVGRLDEYLTRWQEKGAA; encoded by the coding sequence TTGGGGCTCGACCCCGGCAGACTAGCCGCAATCGGCCTTGGGGCAATATCATTTGTTCTGGGGATCGGTCTATGGGCGCTGGCCACCAGCGCGGGAGCGTTTTCGCTACCAAGCCCTCTTGAAGTCGCGACACGCTTCGTCGAGCTGGCGTTGAATGGTCAGCTGCTGGTCGATGTGCTGGCCTCCATGCGCCGTGTCGCCTTCGGTTTCCTGCTTGGCGTATCGATTGCGGTCCCCGTCGGGTTTCTGATGGGCTGGTATCGCGTTGCGCGCGGTCTTATCGAGCCTTGGATCCAGTTTTTCCGGGTGATCCCGCCGCTGGCAATCATTCCACTGGCGATCGTAACCATGGGGATCGACGAAACGCCAAAGATTTTCGTCATCTTTCTGGCGGCCTTCCTGTCTTCGGTGGTCGCGACCTATCAGGGCGTCATCAACGTTGACCGAACCTACATCAATGCGGCGCGGGTGTTGGGGGCTTCGGACTTCACGATCTTCAAGTCGGTAATCGTCCCGGCATCCACACCCTTCATTCTCGTTGGCTTCCGTATTGGTCTCGGGTCTGCGTGGGCGACCGTGGTCGCCGCTGAACTGATCGCTGCCCAGTCGGGGCTCGGCTTCCGGATGCAGCAGGCCCAGCTCTACTACGATCTGCCGACCATCTTCGTCAGCCTGGTCGCCATCGGCATTCTGGGGCTGATCATGGATCGGCTGGTCGGCCGCCTCGACGAATATCTGACCCGTTGGCAGGAAAAAGGTGCGGCATGA
- a CDS encoding ABC transporter permease translates to MNLAIKDIRYSLGRFLLTAAGVGFLITASIGMVGLYRGIVADALLLIENIGADLWVVQGGHSGPFSESSAISPDMDRRVAGVAGVAAVRRFTQTSQQVSFNDKSVRATITAIDFPHDTGNWLNLKAGRPLRNGHYEVIANDNLGFALGDSITVGRDQYEVVGLTSGMVDMGGDGLMFMSVNDVITIMKHRTNEEILLARNSDLAEDLATGDTGRRDSSVDASLDSQKIAAVLVTLSPAANEQSVREALLSWGDVNVMSGQDQKDLLLNQRLLRLRIQILAFTGVLLVVMAIVISLIIYMLTIEKLHQIAMLKLIGARNSVVINMIAQQAFLIGAGGFCFGIGLARLIFPHFPRRVVMAPDDLALLALTIAIICAFASLMGISRALKVRAQEVLS, encoded by the coding sequence ATGAATCTTGCGATCAAGGATATTCGCTACAGCCTTGGGCGCTTTCTGCTGACGGCAGCCGGGGTCGGTTTCCTGATCACGGCCTCCATTGGCATGGTCGGTCTTTATCGCGGCATCGTCGCGGACGCTCTGCTGCTGATCGAGAATATTGGTGCCGACCTGTGGGTCGTGCAAGGCGGGCACTCCGGCCCTTTTTCGGAAAGCTCTGCCATTTCGCCCGACATGGATCGAAGAGTGGCAGGCGTTGCAGGGGTTGCCGCTGTGCGTCGCTTCACGCAGACCAGCCAGCAGGTAAGCTTCAACGACAAGAGCGTTCGCGCCACCATCACCGCGATCGACTTTCCACACGACACAGGCAATTGGCTCAACCTCAAGGCCGGGCGACCTCTGCGCAATGGTCATTATGAGGTGATTGCCAATGACAATCTCGGTTTTGCGCTTGGCGACTCCATCACTGTTGGACGCGATCAGTATGAAGTGGTGGGGCTGACGTCAGGCATGGTCGACATGGGGGGCGACGGCTTGATGTTTATGAGTGTCAATGACGTCATCACCATCATGAAACACCGCACCAATGAAGAGATCCTGCTTGCGCGCAACTCTGATCTTGCCGAAGACCTCGCAACCGGTGACACGGGAAGACGTGACAGCAGTGTGGACGCTTCGCTCGACAGTCAGAAGATCGCCGCTGTGCTGGTGACGCTCAGTCCGGCAGCCAATGAACAGAGCGTGCGAGAGGCGCTGCTTTCCTGGGGCGATGTCAACGTGATGAGCGGACAGGATCAGAAGGATCTGCTCCTGAACCAACGCCTTCTGCGCCTTCGCATTCAGATTCTTGCCTTCACTGGTGTTCTGCTGGTGGTGATGGCGATCGTCATTTCCCTCATCATTTACATGCTAACAATCGAGAAACTGCACCAGATAGCCATGCTCAAGCTGATTGGTGCCCGCAACAGCGTGGTGATCAACATGATCGCGCAGCAAGCCTTTCTGATCGGGGCGGGTGGCTTTTGCTTCGGCATCGGGCTGGCTCGTCTGATCTTCCCGCATTTCCCACGCAGGGTGGTGATGGCCCCTGACGACCTGGCTCTGCTTGCCCTGACGATTGCCATCATCTGTGCATTTGCCAGCCTGATGGGCATTTCGCGCGCCCTCAAGGTGCGTGCTCAGGAGGTTCTGTCATGA
- a CDS encoding ABC transporter ATP-binding protein, protein MTAIPVLSIRNASRHYQSGDSVVKALDDVSLDIMPGEVVGILGPSGSGKSTLLLIAGLLEPPTLGDVYIGGERVSYPNAMLEGLRSFRRHNIGFVFQKANLIPFLTALENVALALEIDDVSPRDARDYARWLLGSLDLAHRRDNLPKQLSGGEQQRVAVARALANDPRLVLADEPTAALDGERGKQVIRLFRQIATEAHAGVAVVTHDPRVLSLFDRSYELRDGRIVKG, encoded by the coding sequence ATGACCGCAATACCAGTTTTGTCGATCCGCAACGCCAGCCGCCACTATCAGAGTGGCGACAGCGTCGTCAAAGCGCTTGATGATGTCTCTTTGGACATCATGCCCGGTGAGGTCGTCGGCATTCTTGGCCCGAGTGGCTCGGGCAAGAGCACTCTCTTGTTGATCGCTGGCCTGTTGGAGCCACCGACCCTTGGTGATGTCTATATAGGGGGCGAGCGGGTGTCCTACCCGAACGCCATGCTGGAAGGATTGAGGAGCTTTCGCCGCCATAACATCGGCTTCGTCTTTCAGAAGGCCAATCTCATCCCCTTTCTGACAGCGCTGGAGAATGTCGCTCTGGCACTGGAGATCGATGATGTCTCTCCCCGCGACGCCCGCGACTATGCGCGCTGGTTACTTGGCAGCCTCGACCTCGCCCATCGCCGCGATAACCTGCCCAAACAACTTTCAGGCGGCGAACAACAGCGGGTGGCTGTTGCCCGTGCGCTGGCCAATGATCCCCGGCTGGTCCTCGCTGATGAACCAACGGCCGCCCTTGATGGCGAACGCGGCAAACAGGTGATCCGGCTGTTCCGTCAGATCGCGACAGAGGCCCATGCGGGTGTTGCGGTTGTCACCCATGATCCACGCGTGCTGTCGCTGTTTGATCGCAGTTACGAGCTGCGCGATGGCAGGATCGTCAAAGGCTAA